TTTTTCAACTTATTAACCATCTAGCACACAATTGTGACCCTTTCTGTACTTACcccttttttttctgtttttgtttctgtttgtttGGGGAAGGGTCAAAAAAAGAACACTGTTTGATGTCTCTTTGGCTGTTCCAAAGTTGCAGTTAATATGGCGTTAGATGATAACAAAGACAAGCAAGAAGCTGAGGATAACAAGGCAACTCGTCCTGAAGAGAGtgatgatgataatgaagacGACAATGCTATTCCATTAGGTCCACAGTGCTCTCTCAAAGAACAGCTTGAAAAAGACAAGGTTTGTTTTGTTTCTTACATACACACATGATGTGGttttttaatttgactttttAAGTTGTGGAATCTATATAAACAATATGCATGCATGCACGGGGTTTGGTGATTTTATTGTGTGTAGGATGACGAGAGCTTAAGGAAATGGAAAGAACAGCTTCTTGGAAGTGTGGATATTAACAACATTGGAGGTAGGTAGTTTTCTTCACGAAAATAGTACTTCGGGGGAAATCTTGATTAATACAATTTCATCCttatattagtttaatttttataatttttgaagaattaaattaaaattttattattttgagagtgaaaagtataattttataatttactaatatatataaatttataaaatttaaaggagCCAATGTGATAGTTTCTCATTTTAAAGGAGGCATTGACGCTCCCAACCCTCCTTAGTGCTGCCCTTGTGTCTGGGAGGCCGActtctttcaaaaaaattttaaaatgttgtcCATTGAGAGTTGACTGGTCTTTCAACGAGTTGATATTATCTCCTGTCAAAGAGTTTTATCTCTCAATTTTATTGAGATTTCAAGTGCTTGAGGCATTAGGTTCGCAAAGTGACTCGTCCTACCAAAGGAAATGTGGATATTTGCATAGGGTTTGAACCCTTATCCCTTAAATGGCCACAATCAAACCCTATCAAAGAAAACCTGCACCAAACATAGCCAATTCGACAGTTAAACTTGTTGTCTCACGCACTAAAGCTCTCCATGAAGTTGAGACACAAAACCTTGATCGGAAACAATAACGAACCATTGAAGGGTTTGACGTCTCCCAATGAACAACATTTTGAATGCATTTGTTGGTTATGGTTTTATACATTTTTTGTTGCAGAGACACTCGATCCAGAAGTGAAGTTCCTTAGCGTGTCGATCGTGTCGGCGGACAGGCAGGACATGGTTCTTCCGATCCCTGAAGATGGGAAGCCGCATGGCTTATGGTTTACACTGAAAGAAGGTAGTCAATATCGCTTGAAGTTCACCTTTCAAGTCAGCAACAACATTGTATCTGGTCTCAGGTACACTAATACTGTATGGAAAACAGGTGTTAAGGGTAAGCCTATAAACTATCTCTTTGActcgtgaaaaaaaaaaaagagagagaattaAAAACACTTGACTGaaaatgatgatttttttttttgtttagtttatAGCACAAAAGATATGATTGGAACTTTTAGTCCTCAGCTAGAGCCTTATACGCATGAAATGCCAGAAGAAACAGCCCCTTCTGGTTTTATGGCTAGAGGATCATATACTGCAAAATCAAAAGTATGTTGTTCAACTTTGTTGTTACATTTGTTATATTGGATTATCTTGAGTCAACCACCTTGATCATGGACACCCGCgaagtatgaaattgttttgaggTTGGAgattatgttatatatttttataacggttaaaatgtaatattatcattttattcgttaaatcaaaattttattatttttgagacattaaactataattttaccatatattaacttataaaatataaagagTCTAAAACAAAATTTCCTAATAATTTTAGGAGCCAAGACCTTGCCTAACCCTATCCTTGGCCCTTGATCAAGGAAGAGCTCATTTGTACAAAGATTCTCGCATGAATATCACGTGTGCCATCACCAAATTACATCCATGTCCACTCAAATGCTTCTCTTATCATATCCCATAAAGCCTCCCATAACCATACTCTTGATTGTACAAGAGTAAAACTAAATCCCATCCAATCACATTTTAATAAGGCATTCTTGGTAACATTCTATAACCCTCCACAGgaaaaatgattatatgaaacaGAGACATCACATCATCCTATATATCTCTTAtcaattatttaattctattttagcatcttttttcatgtcattgatacatcattttgataattttttaatttaaacctTAGATCCTGGTTCCTACACCCTAAACCTTAGACCCTAGATCTTgcatcttaaaccctaaattttagACCCTAGACCCAAGATCCAGGGTCTAATGTTCAAGGTCAAAGGTCGAGAATTCAagttaaaaaattaccaaaatgatgtgttaattacatataaaaatataagaaaatggcATTAAATAATTGGTAAGAGATACAGAATGATGTAACGTCTTTGTTTCATACAATCTTTTTCTCACTCGACGGTTATCCAAAAAGTCTCACACCTCTTCAAACTCCTCAAAGAGCCAATTAATATAAGGACTACCAGAATTCTATCAAACTATCTTCGTAACTCTTCAAACACTCACAAGCTACCACTAGAGACTCTCAGCACCCCATGTAAACCTCCTCCAATCCTCTTAACAGCAAACCTTGTACCAACGACAACAACAATCATAGCTCATGTTTATCATTATTTGGCTACCTTTATCAAGATAAATAgcttatcattttttttaatgtattcatGTTTGACATTTCTTTTCAATGCATATCGATATCGATTTCTCTTTTTGTTGCAGTTTCTTGACGATGATCAAAAATGTCACTTGGAGATCAACTACACATTTGACATCCGTAAAGACTGGGCTTAGCTCTAGCACCTTCATTCACATCAATGTTCTTATCgtattatatacatatttcttttATTCACTATTAAAGTTTATCCCTTTGAGACATTTTTAACTTCTACATTTTTCATGAAATGAAGTGAGAAAAAATTCTCTCACTAGGAAGAACTTTACTATTAATTTAAGGGCAGAGAGTTAGCATTTCTAGGAACATGTTTGGTTTATGACGATGTCTCGACACATTGTTCTTGTTTGTTACTTGTCTTTGCAtgattttatgcttttatttttctttt
The Gossypium hirsutum isolate 1008001.06 chromosome A07, Gossypium_hirsutum_v2.1, whole genome shotgun sequence genome window above contains:
- the LOC107949371 gene encoding rho GDP-dissociation inhibitor 1 — translated: MALDDNKDKQEAEDNKATRPEESDDDNEDDNAIPLGPQCSLKEQLEKDKDDESLRKWKEQLLGSVDINNIGETLDPEVKFLSVSIVSADRQDMVLPIPEDGKPHGLWFTLKEGSQYRLKFTFQVSNNIVSGLRYTNTVWKTGVKVYSTKDMIGTFSPQLEPYTHEMPEETAPSGFMARGSYTAKSKFLDDDQKCHLEINYTFDIRKDWA